The Streptomyces sp. A2-16 sequence TCAAGCTGGAGAACGAGGGCTGGGAACGCGACTACGACGTGCCGGAGCCCAGCGAGCCCACCTTCACCGAGCCGGCCTGATGGAGACCGCGAAGCGACTGCTGGACGCGTGGGAACGCGGGGCGCCCCAGGCTGCCACAGGCCGTGCCCTGTCCCTTCTGGCCGCCGCGGAACCGGAGTCGGGCATCGACGGGATCGCGGCGTTGAGCATCGGCCGCCGGGACGCCCGACTGCTGGAACTGCGCACCAGGCTCTTCGGCGACATCCTCGTGGGGCTCGCCACCTGCGCCGCTTGCGGCGAGCTCCTGGAACTGGAGTTCTCGGCGTCGGACCTCATGCTCGATCCCGCCTCCGCCCCGGACGAACCCGCCATCCTGCGGACGAGCGGGTACGAGCTGCGGGTCCGCCTCCTCAACAGTCGTGACCTCGACGGCATCGCCCAGCTCCCTGACGTCGCGGCCGGCCGGGACACGCTCCTGCGCTCCTGCGTGCTCGGCGCTTCGCGCGACGGTACGGAGGTTCCGGCCGACCAACTGCCCGCCCTCGTCCTCGACCTGATCGAGGAGTGGCTCGCCGCGGCCGATCCCCAGGCGGACATCGAGATGGCGTTGCACTGCCCGGGGTGTGCGGCCACCTGGCGGCAGGGGTTCGACATCGTCTCCTTCCTCTGGGCGGAGATCGACGCGTGGGCGCGCCGGACCCTGTACGACGTGCACCGCCTCGCCACTGCGTACGGCTGGCGCGAGGGCGACATCCTGGCGATGAGCGCGCCGCGCCGCCAGGCGTATCTCGACCTGGTGGGAACATGAACGGCCTCGCCGGCAGGCAGGCTGCGCGGATCATCGATCCGGCCGGGGCGATCCGCCCGCGCCTGACATCCCTCTACGAGCCGATCGCGCCGACGGACGACGGCCTGGGATTGAGCGGGGGCATGGGGGAGTCGGCTCCTCAAGATACGGAGCCGCCCGGGGACCAGGCGGCGGCATTGCCGGTCCCGGTCGGCACGGCGGTACAGGGGCCCGAGGCGGTGCCTGCGCACGGTCCGCAGGCACCGCCCCCGAGTACACAACGACGTGTCCCGCTACGGGCATCGACGCCCGCGGCCTCTTCAGCTGCGTTGGGTGAACCGCCTGCCGAGGATCGTGGGGCGACCCCCGTCTCCCGGCTGATCGCTCCACGCAGCGACAGCCGAGCCGTGGCACCTGCGTCGGCGCCGGTGGGGCGGGCCAGGGCTCGGCGACCGGGCTCGGCCGCCGCCGAGGAGACGGCGCCGCGCGAGGCGCGGACCGCCGCAGCGGCCGGTACGGCTCCCACTCCGGCCGCCGTCCTGCCCGTACGCGCGGACGGCGGTGCAAACGTTGCGCAGACGGCAGTCAAGCGGCGTACCGATCAGCTGCCGACCGGGCGTGACCAGCAGTTCCCCGACGACCGAGCGGCCGGATCGCCGGCCACCGGGCCTCAGCCGAACGGCCCGACGCCACCTGTGGCGCCCCCTGCCGTCCGGACATCTGCACCCAGCCCGGCGCGCGACGTGGGCCGGACGGCCGCTCCGAGCCCGGCCGTCGCTGCGGATCTCAGGCGCCTCGCGTCCGACGGGGACACCCGGCCCGCGGCTCCCGCACCGCCGACCGAAGCCGCACAGGCAGTGGCCCGCGCGGTACATCCCACCGTCACTCTCGTGCCTGCCACCGCCGCCCCAGCCCCCGGTCCTCGGCCGGAGTCTCCCGCCCCCGAGCCGCAGGAGCCCGTGATCAACGTGACCATCGACCACGTCGAGGTCCGGACACCCGCTCCGCCGGCTCCCGCCCCACCGCCCGCAGCCCATCGGCCGGGACCACCGGTGATGACGATGGACGACTACCTCAACCGCCGTCGCGGACGCGGAGGACAGTGAAGTGACCGTGCTGAGAACAGACCTGCGTATCGGACGCATCATTCTGGACGGACTGCCATCCGGCGCACACGACCGGGCGAGCTCGACAGCGGCCCTCGAGTCCGAACTGACCGGCCGGCTCGCTGAGGCATTGCCGCCCGGCGTCGATCCGTCGGCCGTCGCCCGCCGCACAGCCCGCGCCGTTCGCGCAAGCATCGAGCACGGGAGCGCCGAGCGATGAGTGCCTTCCCCGGCTCGCCCAGGCTCCTCAAAGGCGCCCTCGTCGGCACCGATCCGGCGAACCCCTTCGCGAGCGTGATCGTGTTCCAGTACAACCCGGAGCGGATGACCCGCCGGCTCACCGCACGGTCGGTCCGTGGCCACGAGGACGAGGGCGGCCGGTCGGAACCGTTCCGGCTGACCGGCCCTCCGAAGGAAGCCATCACCGTCAATGTGGAACTCGACGCGGCCGACCAATTGGAGATCGCCGATCCGCTGACGGTCGTGTCCGGCGTCTCGCCGGCCCTGTCGGCGCTCGAGATGCTGCTCTATCCGAAGAGCTCCACCGTGATCGCCAACACGGTCCTGGCCGAACTGGGCAACATCGAGATCATTCCGCCGCGGGCGCCGCTGACCGTGTTCGTGTGGGGGCCCCAGCGCGTCCTGCCGGTACGCCTGACCGGGTTCACCATCACCGAGGAGGCGTACGACACGGCCCTCAACCCGATCCAGGCCAAGGTCGACCTCACGCTCGATGTCCTCAGCTACTCCGACCTCAAGCGCTCCGACCCCGGCTACTCGCTGTTCCTCGCCCACCAGATCGCCAAGGAACTCAACGCCACGGCGGGGGCGGCCCGGAGCGTCCAGAACCTCGGCACCGCACTGAAGATCGTCTAGGGGGTCGTCATGTTCGCGGTGACCAGCCGCTACCACGGGATCGAGACCGCCGCCCTGTCCCTGCCGGGAGGGCGGGAAGTCAGGTACGTACGCCGGCGCTTTCTGCCGTCCGGCGCCCCGGACGTCGTCGCCTTGCACACGGTCGGTCAGGGTGAACGGCTCGACAACATCACGGCCCGCCATCTTGGTGACCCGGAGCGGTTCTGGCAGCTCTGTGACGCCAACGGCGCCATGCGCTCGGACGAGTTGACAGCCGAGATCGGCCGTCTTCTGGTGATTCCCGTTCCGCAGGGAGGGCGGTGATGGCCGATCTGGGGGTGCGGTTACAGCTTCTGCTCGGTCCGACGGTCGTCCGCCCGGCGCCCTACGACGTCATGGACGCGCTGATCGACGTGCAGATCTGGACCTCCGACCAGCAGTCGGACGCGTTCCGGATGACGTTCGCGCTGGGCAAGGACGGGAGCGCCGACTACGGACTGCTGCGCCAGGGCTACCTCGATCCGCCTGCGCGCGTGAGTATCGCCGTCATCATGGCGGGTTCGTTCGACGTGCTGATCAACGGCATCGTCACCGACCACCAGGTGGTACCCAGCGACCGGCCGGGAGCGTCCACGCTGATCGTGAGCGGTGACGACCTGAGCTTCGCCATGACCCTCAAGGAACACAGCACCACCTTTCCGGGACGGAGCGACTCCGAGATCGTCAGGAAGATCGTGCAGGACCACGGGCTGCAGCCCGACATCACCGCCACCGACGACAAGCCCACCGACAAGCAACGGATCCCGACGCGGCAGGGTACCGACCTCGACTGCGTGCGCAGGCTCGCCGAACGCAACGGGTTCGTCTTCTTCCTGGAACCGACCGCCGTGCCGGGCCGGAGCACCGCCTACTGGGGACCGCAGCCACGCGGCGGGCGACGGCAACCGGCGCTGTCCGTGGGCCTGGGCCCGGACGCGAACGTCGACGGCGCGGTCAGCTTCGACTTCAACGCGGCCGGTCCGGCCACCCCGCAGGTGACCATCCTCGATCCGCGCACCGGACTGACCGTCGACATCCCGGTGCCCACGGATCTGCTCGCCGCCCTGAGCGGAAGGCCGGCTGCGGCGCTGCGCACCGTGATCGCCAGGGACGTCGCCCAACTCGACGCGCTGCAGGCCGCGTTGCGTGCCCGGGTGACCGCCGGCAAGTCGTCCGACGCCGTGTCCGGTCGGGGTGAACTCGACGCCGTACGGTACGGGAGCGTGCTGCACCCGCGCCGACTGGTGGGCCTGCGTGGCGCGGGCCAGGGCTACGACGGCGACTACTACGTCCGCGAGGTCATGCACCACCTCCGCCGGGGCGCGTACCGGCAGAACTTCGTCCTCGCCCGGGAGGGCCTGGGGGCGGTTTCCACCCGGCTGGCGGTGTCATGAACGGCGGCGGGCCGGCGTTCTACGGCAAGTTCCGGGGCGTCGTCACCGACAACACCGACGACCGCGGACGCATCCGCGCCACCGTCGCGGACGTGTACGGCAGTGAGAAGAGCCCTTGGGCGCTCCCGGCCGTGCCGTACGCGGGCAACGGGGTGGGGCTGTATTTGATTCCGCCCGTGGGCGCGTTGGTGTGGATCGAGTTCGAGCACGGGGATCCGGACCACCCCGTCTGGAGCGGTTGCTTCTGGGCGGAGAACCAGGCTCCGGCCACCACGCCGGAGAAGAAGGTGCTCAAGACCGCTGCGGGCACGGTGACGCTGGACGAGACCTCGAACAAGGAGGCCGTCACCATCGAGACGGCGAGAGGGCTGAAGATCACGATCGACAAGAACGGCATCGAGATCAACGCCGGCAAAAAGGGCGTGATCAAGCTGACCCAGAACAAGGTGGCCGTCAACGGCAACGCCCTGGAGGTGACGTGATGGCCGGGTTTCTGTTGCACACCGACGCGACCGTGCGGTGTGCGCACACCGGAGCGGCGCAGCCGACCGCGTCCAGCGCGCGAGTCAAGATCGGCAACCAGGCTGTCGTCACCCAGCCGACCACGTACACCGTGTCGCCCGACTGCAAGGCACCGCGCCCGACAGCGGGCAACGGGCCTTGTGTCACGGCGAGTTGGACTTCGGCTGCGACCCGGGTGAAGGTGGACGGCCGGCCGGTGCTGCTCGACAGCGGCGCGGCGACCTGCGTTCCGACCGGCACCGGGCTGACCGTCATCGCCACGCAGGAGCGGGTCAGGGGGGTGTGATGCGGCAGATCGACCATCCCTTCCACGTCGACGGGTGCGGACGCACCGCGGACGCCGGAGCGGACGACCACATCCGCGACATGATCGAGCAGTTGCTGTTCACCAGCCCGGGCGAGCGGGTCAACCGGCCCGACTTCGGCAGTGGTCTGCTGCGCAAGGTCTTCGATCCGAACAGCCCCGAGCTGGCCACCGCGCTGCAGTTCACCGTCCAGGCCGATCTGCAGCGGTGGCTCGGCGACCTGATCGAGGTCCGCTCACTCGAAGTGACCGGCGAGGACGCCACGTTGCGCGTCGTCATCGAGTACATGGTGCGGGCCACCGGCGACGTCCAGCGGCGGACCCTCGCCCGGGGCGGCGCGTAATGGCCGGGACGCGGTTCGCCTGCGCGGACGAGCGGCGCCGCGCGGAGGTGCGCGAGGCCGGTGTCAACGGGCTCGACTACCTGGAGGTCAGCGAGGACCAGCGGACCCTGACCGTCTTCTTCCTCGGCAAGGCCCCCGAAGCGATCACGGAGGCCAACGTCCGTGTCGAGGGCGGCGCGGCAGCCACGCCCGTCGAGGTCACCGAGGTCCTCGTCCATCGGCAGGACGACCCGCGTGCCGACGACTGCATGGAGGTTCATCTCGACGCACCCGGCGACCGTTCGCCGTACGAGCTGCACCTGGTCGAGGCCGACGAGCGGGGCAGGCCCACCGACCGGACCCTGCCCGGCTTCGACCCCCGCTACGACCGGCTGTCGTTCGGCTTCAAGGTCAACTGCCCGAGCGATCTCGACTGCGCGGTGACATCCTCCTGTCCCTCCCCGCTGCTCCCCGAGCCGGAGATCGACTACCTGGCCAAGGACTACGCCGGGTTCCGGCAGCTGATCCTGGACCGGCTGTCTCTTGTCATGCCCGACTGGCGAGAGCGCCACCCCCCGGACGTGGGGATCGCTCTGGCCGAGATCCTCGCCTACGTCGGGGACCATCTCAGCTACTACCAGGACGCCGTCGCGACCGAGGCGTATCTCGCGACCGCCAGACAGCGGATCTCCGTACGCCGCCATGCGCGACTGGTCGACTACAGCATGCACGAGGGTTGCAACGCCCGGGTGTTCGTCTGCCTGGAGGCCGGGGCCGACGGACACCTCAACCCCCGGCATCTCCAGTTCCTCGCCCTGCACCGGCCCGCACCGGGCATCCCCGACATCCTCTCGCCGGACGACCTGCGCACAGTGCCCTTCGGGGGATACGAGGCCTTCGAACCGCTCACCGGCGAGCCGATCGAGGTCCGTGTCGCGCACAACCGCATCCCCTTCTACACCTGGGGAGAACGGAACTGCCGCCTTCCGGCCGGAGCCACCGGCGCGACCCTGCTGGACGCCTGGGCCGACGACGCTCCGGGAGAGCAGCAGGTGAACGGGGCAGAGCCGGACCAGGGAAGGCCACCGCGCCGACGTCGGCTCGCCCTGCGCGCGGGCGACGTCCTGGTCTTCGAGGAGGTGAAGGGCGTACGCACCGGAGACCCGGAGGACGCCGACCGCTCGCACCGGCACGCCGTACGCCTCACGCACGTCGACGCGACCCTCGTGGACCCGTTGTACGACCGGCCGTCGGGCCGCCCCGTCGTCGAGGTCCGGTGGGCGGCCGAGGACGCCCTGCCCTTCCCGCTGTGCCTCTCGGCGATCGGACGACCGCCCGAGTGCACGCTCATCGACGACATCGGCGCGGCGCGGGGCAACGTCGTCGAGGCCGACCACGGCCGAACGGTCCACCGCGAGTCACTCGGCACGGTGCGGGCGCCCGAGACGCCACCGCGCTGCGAGGACGAGGGCCGGATCGCTGAAACGACCGTGACGGCCCTGCCGTTCACGCCATCCCTGCAACAGCGACCGCTGACCTTCCGGCAACCCTGGACGCCGCACGGGCCCGCCTGCCGACTGACCGCGCAGAACCCCCGTCGAGCCGAGCCGCAGATCAGGCTCGCGCAGCGCGGGGGCGACGCGCCGCCCGGCGGCCATCGGTGGACGCCCCGGCCCGATCTGATGGACAGCGGGCCACTGGACCGGGACTTCGTCGTCGAGATGGACAACGAGGGCCGCGCGCATCTGCGGTTCGGCGACGGCCGGTACGGGCACCGTCCGGACCCGGGCACGCGCTTTGTCGCCGGCTACCGGGTCGGCAACGGACCCGCGGGCAATGTGGGTGCCGACACCGTCACCCGGCTGCTGTTGCGTGGCGGCCACGGCGACGGCCCGCCTGTCAAACCCCGCAATCCGCTCCCCGCGGGAGGCGGGACCCTCCCCGAGTCCCTGGACGACGTGAAGTCGCTGGCGCCCACGGCGTTCCGCACACGGCTGGAGCGGGCGATCACCACGGACGACTACGCGATGCTTGCCGCCGCAGGCGAGGGCGGTGCCCCACCGACGGTTCAGCGGGCGGCGGCCGAGCTGCGCTGGACCGGCAGTTGGTACGAAGTGCTCACCACCGTCGACCCGGTGGGCAAGGCCGAGGCCGACGACCGGATGCTCCTTGCCGTCGCCCGGCGCCTGCACCGCTACCGCAGGATCGGCCACGACCTGGTGGTCGCGCGGGCCGAGTACGTGCCGCTCGACGTCGCCTTGAGCGTCTGCGTGCGGCCGGGGCTCGTCTCCGGCCACGTCAAGGCGGCGCTCCTCGACATACTCGGCGCCCGGGAACTCCCCGACGGCAGCCGGGGGTTCTTCCACCCGGACAACCTGACCTTCGGCCAGGGGATCAAGGTGAGCCGCCTCACTGCCGCGGCGCAAAAGGTACACGGCGTGTCGAGCGTCGAAGTCACCAAGCTGGAACGGCTGTTCTGCGGGCCCGACGGGGAACTGGCCGACGGCGTCCTGCGGCTCGGCCCCTGCGAGGTCGCCTGTCTCGACAATGACCCGGACGCACCGGACCGGGGCCGGCTTGTGCTGCGGATGCGAGGCGGGCGATGAGCGGCCACTCGACTCCGGGACCCTGCGGCTGTGGATGCGACGCCGCTACGGCACTCACACCGCTCGACGTGGCCAACCCGCCGCAGCTCGACAGGCTCGCCTACCGCGCCGGTACGCACGCCCGTTTCCTGCAGACCATGCGGGCCCGCCTGCGTGAAACGCTGCCCGCCCTGCAGACCGACGATCCGGACGATCCGGCGATCGCGTTCCTCGACGCCTGGGCCGTCGTCGCCGATGTCCTGACCTTCTATGAGGAACGCATCGCCAACGAGGGGTATCTGCGGACCGCGACCGAGCGCCGGTCCCTGCAGGAACTGAGCCGACTGGTGGGCCACCGACCGCGCCCCGGCGTCGCCGCCAGTGTGTTCCTGGCGTTCACTCTGGAGGACGGCTATCGCGGCACGGTCCCGGCCGGCACCCGGGCACAGAGCGCGCCCGCCCCCGGCGAGCTCGCGCAGCCGTACGAGACCGGAGGCGACCTTGCGGCACGGGCGGAGTGGAATCTGCTGCGGCCCCGGCTCACCCGGCCCCAGGCACTGTCCGCTGTCTTGGCCCCGGCAGCCGACAAGGGCCCGCTCGGTCTGGACGGCACCGAGACCGGCCTTGAGCCGAACGATCCGCTGCTGCTGGACTCGGGCGGCACCGGGCAACAGCTCTTCCGGGTGCGCACCGTGACACCCGATTCCGCCGCCGACCGTACGGCGGTCGACGTCGAGCCCTGGACCGTACGGCGCGACGAGGACACCCGCCCTGCGGCCGAGCCCGGTGAATTCCTCGGACAGGCCCGACAGATCATCGGCGATGGCATCGACGCATGGGCTCGGCGGTCCCGGTTGAACCCTGCGGAGCAACGGATCGTCGAGCTGCTGCGAAGTGCACTCGACCGGCTCGACCGGCCCCTTGCCCTGTCGGACCTCCAAGTCCTCCTCGAACAGCGGGTGTTGCCTGTGCTGCGGACCGAGCGGCACCGGTCCGCGCTGGTGCGCCGGCGTTCCGAGCGGTTCGCGCCCGCACTCGAAGGGCTCGCCCGGCAACTGGCCGAGCGGGAGACCCGGGTTCCCGGATTCCGAGGGGTGGCGGAACTGGCCGACGCCCTGGCCAAACCCGCTTCCGTGCCGCCGGCCGATCCACGCAGGATGCCGCGCAACCCGGGCGACACCTTCGCCGCGACGGGTGATGCCCTGCCCCGCCTCCTGTCGGCGGTCCGCCCGGACCTCGGTGCGATCCTCTACGAGGCGTGGCACAACCTGCCCCGGACGGATCCGCCGGGCGAGCGGCTGTACGCCCTGCGGACCCGAGCCCGGCTGTTCGGGCACAACGCGCCGCCGCGAGCGGCGGAGAGGTTCACCGTCGCCTTTCCCCGGACCTCGGGCACGGAGGAGCTCCTCACTTACACGGTCACGATCGCCGGGCGCAGCCTGACGGTCGCTGCCAGGGCCAATGCCACGTCCACGACCCGGTTCGACGCCGCCTCGGAAACGGTCGAGACCACGTTGTCGGGGTTCGACCGGGAGTTCGCCCACCCCGTCGCCGTCATCGTCCTCAAGCAGCGCCGGGTGACGGTGACGGCCCATCTGCGTCCGACCGAGCCCCTGCGGGTGGAATGCGTCGGCAGCGACCCGACGACCGTCGTCCGCACTCTGACCGACGACGACCGGGTCGAGGCCGTCGCACCGCCCGCCGACCTCACGGTCAGCGGGGAGATCCAGGCGGAGTTCCCCCTACGGGAGCAGCCCCGGGTGATCACGCTCGACGCGTCGTACCCGCAGATCCTGCCGGGCAGCTGGATCGCACTGGAACGCACGGCCGGTCAGCGGCGGCCGGCGCTGCTGATCACCAAGGTGCTGACGGTCCGTGACGTCTCCCGGGCCGACTACGGAGTGACCGCGACGGGAACCCAACTCGTCCTCGCGCACGACTGGTTCGAGGAGGGCGACTCCTTCAGCACGGTGCGCGACGTGACCGTGCACGCCCAGAGCGAGCCGCTCACGCCGGCACCGGCGCCGCTCGACCCCGTCGCCGAGGCGATCTGTGGTGACCGCATCGAATTGGACGGGTTGTACGAGGGCCTGGAACCGGGCCGTCGGGTGATCGTCTCCGGTGAGCGCACCGACATCCCCGGAGTCACCGGCCTGCGCGCGGCCGAGCTCGCCATGGTCACCGGCGTCGAGCAGATCGCCGAGCACGAACTGCCCGGAGAGACCACCCACAGCGTGCTGCGACTCGCGAATCCGCTCGCGTACTGCTACCGGCTCGACACGGCTCGGATCCACGGCAACGTCGCCGACGCCTCACACGGTGAAACCCGTGCCGAGGTGCTCGGCAGCGGTGACGCGGGTCTTGCGGCGCAGCGGTTCGAGCTGCGGCAGACACCGCTCACGTACGTGTCCGCGCCGACGAACACCGGCACCGAGAGCACCCTGCGGGTCCGGGTGGACGACATCCTGTGGCACGAGACGCCGGCTCCCGCCGAGGCGGGCCCCCGCGACCACAGCTTCAGTACCGACACCGACGAAGACCGGCACACGAGCCTGCTGTTCGGCGACGGCCGCCGCGGCGCTCGCCTGCCCGGCGGAGTGGAGAACGTCACCGCCCGCTACCGCACCGGCATCGGTCGCTCCGGCAACGTCCCCGCCGGACGGATCAGCCTCCTGGCCACCCGTCCGCTGGGCGTGCGGGACGTCGTCAATCCGCTGCCTGCGACCGGGGGCGCCGACCGGGACGGCCGTGACCAGGTGCGGCGCGACGCTCCGCTCGGGGTCCGGGCGCTCGACCGGCTGGTCTCCGTGGCCGACCACGAGGACTTCGCCCGGACCTTCGCGGGCATCGGCAAGGCGGCCGCCGTACGGCTGTCGGACGGTCGCCGGGAGCTGGTCCATGTCACCGTCGCCGGTGTCGACGACATACCGATCGCCGAGACTTCGGACCTGCACGGGAATCTCGTCCAGGCACTGCACCGCTTCGGTGATCCGCACAGGGCGGTCCAGGTCGCCGTACGCGAACTCCTGTCCCTGATCGTCGGTGGGCAGATACGTGTGGCACCGGACCACCATTGGGAGTCGGTGGAACCCAAGGTCCGGGCCGCCCTGGTCAGCA is a genomic window containing:
- a CDS encoding phage baseplate assembly protein V gives rise to the protein MNGGGPAFYGKFRGVVTDNTDDRGRIRATVADVYGSEKSPWALPAVPYAGNGVGLYLIPPVGALVWIEFEHGDPDHPVWSGCFWAENQAPATTPEKKVLKTAAGTVTLDETSNKEAVTIETARGLKITIDKNGIEINAGKKGVIKLTQNKVAVNGNALEVT
- a CDS encoding GPW/gp25 family protein, with the translated sequence MRQIDHPFHVDGCGRTADAGADDHIRDMIEQLLFTSPGERVNRPDFGSGLLRKVFDPNSPELATALQFTVQADLQRWLGDLIEVRSLEVTGEDATLRVVIEYMVRATGDVQRRTLARGGA
- a CDS encoding putative baseplate assembly protein translates to MAGTRFACADERRRAEVREAGVNGLDYLEVSEDQRTLTVFFLGKAPEAITEANVRVEGGAAATPVEVTEVLVHRQDDPRADDCMEVHLDAPGDRSPYELHLVEADERGRPTDRTLPGFDPRYDRLSFGFKVNCPSDLDCAVTSSCPSPLLPEPEIDYLAKDYAGFRQLILDRLSLVMPDWRERHPPDVGIALAEILAYVGDHLSYYQDAVATEAYLATARQRISVRRHARLVDYSMHEGCNARVFVCLEAGADGHLNPRHLQFLALHRPAPGIPDILSPDDLRTVPFGGYEAFEPLTGEPIEVRVAHNRIPFYTWGERNCRLPAGATGATLLDAWADDAPGEQQVNGAEPDQGRPPRRRRLALRAGDVLVFEEVKGVRTGDPEDADRSHRHAVRLTHVDATLVDPLYDRPSGRPVVEVRWAAEDALPFPLCLSAIGRPPECTLIDDIGAARGNVVEADHGRTVHRESLGTVRAPETPPRCEDEGRIAETTVTALPFTPSLQQRPLTFRQPWTPHGPACRLTAQNPRRAEPQIRLAQRGGDAPPGGHRWTPRPDLMDSGPLDRDFVVEMDNEGRAHLRFGDGRYGHRPDPGTRFVAGYRVGNGPAGNVGADTVTRLLLRGGHGDGPPVKPRNPLPAGGGTLPESLDDVKSLAPTAFRTRLERAITTDDYAMLAAAGEGGAPPTVQRAAAELRWTGSWYEVLTTVDPVGKAEADDRMLLAVARRLHRYRRIGHDLVVARAEYVPLDVALSVCVRPGLVSGHVKAALLDILGARELPDGSRGFFHPDNLTFGQGIKVSRLTAAAQKVHGVSSVEVTKLERLFCGPDGELADGVLRLGPCEVACLDNDPDAPDRGRLVLRMRGGR
- a CDS encoding putative baseplate assembly protein: MANPPQLDRLAYRAGTHARFLQTMRARLRETLPALQTDDPDDPAIAFLDAWAVVADVLTFYEERIANEGYLRTATERRSLQELSRLVGHRPRPGVAASVFLAFTLEDGYRGTVPAGTRAQSAPAPGELAQPYETGGDLAARAEWNLLRPRLTRPQALSAVLAPAADKGPLGLDGTETGLEPNDPLLLDSGGTGQQLFRVRTVTPDSAADRTAVDVEPWTVRRDEDTRPAAEPGEFLGQARQIIGDGIDAWARRSRLNPAEQRIVELLRSALDRLDRPLALSDLQVLLEQRVLPVLRTERHRSALVRRRSERFAPALEGLARQLAERETRVPGFRGVAELADALAKPASVPPADPRRMPRNPGDTFAATGDALPRLLSAVRPDLGAILYEAWHNLPRTDPPGERLYALRTRARLFGHNAPPRAAERFTVAFPRTSGTEELLTYTVTIAGRSLTVAARANATSTTRFDAASETVETTLSGFDREFAHPVAVIVLKQRRVTVTAHLRPTEPLRVECVGSDPTTVVRTLTDDDRVEAVAPPADLTVSGEIQAEFPLREQPRVITLDASYPQILPGSWIALERTAGQRRPALLITKVLTVRDVSRADYGVTATGTQLVLAHDWFEEGDSFSTVRDVTVHAQSEPLTPAPAPLDPVAEAICGDRIELDGLYEGLEPGRRVIVSGERTDIPGVTGLRAAELAMVTGVEQIAEHELPGETTHSVLRLANPLAYCYRLDTARIHGNVADASHGETRAEVLGSGDAGLAAQRFELRQTPLTYVSAPTNTGTESTLRVRVDDILWHETPAPAEAGPRDHSFSTDTDEDRHTSLLFGDGRRGARLPGGVENVTARYRTGIGRSGNVPAGRISLLATRPLGVRDVVNPLPATGGADRDGRDQVRRDAPLGVRALDRLVSVADHEDFARTFAGIGKAAAVRLSDGRRELVHVTVAGVDDIPIAETSDLHGNLVQALHRFGDPHRAVQVAVRELLSLIVGGQIRVAPDHHWESVEPKVRAALVSTLGFDRRELGQDVLLSEVLTVIQGVEGVDYADIDIFTAVDEAALVAALALPDGLAGLLTLDQRVRVLPARVDRTVADPARRIRPAQLAVIDPRVPDTLLLTERTT